The sequence below is a genomic window from Flavobacteriales bacterium.
ACTGTGAGCGACCTAGCGGATAGACTAGAAATCAGTCCTTCGCTATTTTATAAAAACTATAGCAAAGACATGCTCTTTATCGATTCGCTAAATAGCTATTTAGTCTTCTTATCCGATCCTATCATGAATCAGATTAAAAACTCAGATAAAGGGATTGAGACATTTAAGTATTTCTTTTACGGTCTAATCGAAGCACTAATCGATAAGTTGTTTCCAAGAAGCTGCCTCATGGTAAATACAGTAGAAGAACTACACAATGAGCAGGAAAGACTGGAACTAACTAAACTATATGGCTATTTCGGAAATATGCGGAGCACCTACGTTGCCATCCTTGAACGGTCTGTTGAATTAGGAGAAATACAAAAGCCTGAAAAAGCAGAGAAGTATGCCGATTTCCTGATGGGGATTATTTTCGGACTGAGCACCTTATACAAGGTAAGAACCAAAGAGCTAAGGCTACACATAGATCAGCAATTGGCCTTAATCGTATAACTGAACGCTATTCTACACCAACCTTTCTTAATAATACACCTTTGTCTTTTAACAAAAACAAATTATTATGAAAGCAGGAATGGTAAAAGTTAGTGTTATATATCCAAACGGAGAAGGCAAGAATTTCGATACCGATTATTATTATTGTAATACGCATCTATCGATGATTGGAGGCTTATTAGGCGA
It includes:
- a CDS encoding TetR/AcrR family transcriptional regulator, translated to MAKALNQSHEDIVAKARYLFWENGYQDVTVSDLADRLEISPSLFYKNYSKDMLFIDSLNSYLVFLSDPIMNQIKNSDKGIETFKYFFYGLIEALIDKLFPRSCLMVNTVEELHNEQERLELTKLYGYFGNMRSTYVAILERSVELGEIQKPEKAEKYADFLMGIIFGLSTLYKVRTKELRLHIDQQLALIV